From a single Lentisphaera profundi genomic region:
- a CDS encoding sulfatase: protein MNKSHFLLAAASAFISPLISAENAKPNVILIMADDLGWADTGFNGSKVVKTPHLDQMAAEGLQFNRFYSASSVCSPTRASVLTGRNPYRTGVPTANQGFLRPEEITLPEILREQGYATGHFGKWHLGTLTHTEKDANRGKPGNTKEFNPPKLHGYDNAFVTESKVPTYDPMLKPAKFAKGESSKLGWEYLKEGQESQAYGTFYWDIEGNKVSDNLSGDDSRVIMDRVLPFIDQSLEDNKPFISVIWFHTPHLPCVAGPKHQEMYKEHPIHLRNYAGCITAMDEQIGRLRKHLAAKGADQNTMIWFCSDNGPESQERPDNGSAGHFRGRKRDLYEGGVRVPSVMVWPAKISQAKEVNLPCITSDYLPTVLDALKISHPEPSYALDGRSLMPIIEGDLEQRNSQIGLMYSNRIAWHKEDFKLISYNSGQKYELYNLVLDPSEKSDIASQNPELVEELKKDMLVWHASVKNSFDGTEYGTKSLERLGKQWSSPLNTQPKSKKTKSKKKKSKKEKK from the coding sequence ATGAACAAATCGCACTTTTTATTAGCCGCTGCAAGCGCATTTATTTCTCCCCTTATTTCTGCGGAAAACGCAAAACCCAATGTCATCCTCATCATGGCCGATGACCTTGGTTGGGCCGACACTGGTTTTAATGGTAGTAAAGTCGTCAAAACTCCTCATCTCGATCAAATGGCTGCGGAAGGTTTACAATTCAATCGTTTCTATTCAGCTTCTAGCGTCTGTTCCCCTACTCGCGCGAGCGTCCTAACTGGCCGTAACCCTTATCGAACAGGTGTCCCTACTGCCAATCAAGGCTTTCTTCGTCCTGAAGAAATCACTCTACCCGAGATCTTACGTGAACAGGGCTACGCTACTGGTCATTTCGGCAAATGGCATTTAGGAACCCTCACTCATACTGAAAAAGATGCCAATCGCGGCAAGCCAGGAAACACTAAAGAGTTTAACCCCCCTAAACTTCATGGCTATGACAATGCTTTTGTTACCGAATCAAAAGTCCCCACTTATGACCCCATGCTCAAACCCGCGAAATTCGCCAAGGGAGAAAGCTCAAAACTCGGCTGGGAATACCTAAAAGAAGGGCAAGAGAGCCAAGCTTACGGAACTTTCTATTGGGATATAGAAGGCAATAAAGTCAGCGATAACCTCAGTGGCGACGATAGCCGCGTCATTATGGATCGCGTCCTTCCTTTTATTGATCAATCTCTAGAAGACAACAAGCCCTTCATCTCCGTTATTTGGTTTCACACTCCTCACCTCCCTTGCGTCGCTGGTCCAAAGCATCAGGAAATGTACAAAGAACACCCTATTCATTTGCGTAATTATGCTGGTTGTATTACTGCCATGGATGAACAAATTGGCCGCCTCAGAAAACATTTAGCTGCTAAAGGAGCTGACCAAAATACGATGATCTGGTTTTGTTCTGATAATGGCCCAGAGAGTCAAGAGCGTCCTGATAATGGCAGTGCTGGCCACTTCCGTGGCCGTAAACGCGACCTCTATGAAGGCGGTGTTCGTGTTCCTTCCGTCATGGTTTGGCCTGCTAAAATAAGCCAGGCAAAAGAAGTCAACCTGCCCTGTATTACTTCTGATTACCTACCAACCGTTCTCGATGCACTCAAAATCTCTCACCCTGAACCTTCTTATGCACTTGACGGCCGCTCACTGATGCCCATTATCGAAGGTGATTTAGAGCAGCGTAATTCTCAAATTGGCCTCATGTATAGCAATCGCATTGCTTGGCATAAAGAAGATTTTAAGCTCATTTCTTATAACAGTGGCCAAAAATATGAACTCTATAACCTGGTTTTAGACCCTTCTGAAAAGTCTGATATCGCTTCACAAAACCCTGAATTGGTCGAAGAACTCAAAAAAGACATGCTCGTATGGCATGCATCAGTAAAAAATAGCTTTGACGGTACTGAATATGGCACAAAGTCTCTTGAACGCTTAGGCAAGCAATGGAGCTCTCCACTAAACACTCAGCCCAAATCTAAGAAAACAAAAAGTAAAAAGAAGAAATCTAAAAAGGAGAAAAAATGA
- a CDS encoding sulfatase-like hydrolase/transferase gives MIWRNLLICLFIGISLQAREAADKPNIIFVLLDDLGKEWINCYGGEDIETPRIDQLAAQGTKFDNAYSMPQCTPSRVAFMTGQYPYRSGWVNHWDAPRWGAGYYDWNNNPSIARTMKSAGYTTAVAGKWQLNDFRIHPDAMVKHGFDDYCMWTGCEGSTDKKHEKISTQRYWNPYIHTKEGSKTYEGQFGPDIYNQFVLDFITDNKDKPFFVYYPLALPHGPHVHTPLEPNVSDKLDKHKAMVHYIDLLTGKLIDHLDKLNLRENTIIVWTCDNGTGGMSNMMDGRLVRGGKTKTTENGVNTPFIVSWLGQVPEGKTSKALVDFTDMHQTFADFAAVQLDSQYTYDGHSAKNAFLGTGKSSRQWVMAMGSHGARMTENGVENVYYFRDRVVRDERYKLFIAIDRKPEKLIDLEKDPAELNNLIANPEYKAILDRLSAVIKTFPKTDADPSYTKLAINPWDKKAAFPSKIHKQGHPDQPEQYKVKVKKKTKSKKEKK, from the coding sequence ATGATCTGGCGCAATCTCCTTATATGCCTCTTCATTGGCATCTCTCTCCAAGCGCGCGAAGCCGCGGATAAACCGAATATTATTTTCGTCCTGCTCGATGACCTCGGTAAAGAATGGATCAATTGCTACGGCGGCGAAGATATCGAAACCCCACGTATTGATCAGCTCGCTGCGCAGGGAACTAAATTTGATAACGCTTACTCAATGCCTCAGTGCACACCCAGTCGTGTCGCATTTATGACGGGTCAATACCCTTACCGCAGTGGCTGGGTCAATCATTGGGATGCTCCTCGTTGGGGTGCTGGTTACTATGATTGGAATAATAACCCTTCCATTGCCCGTACCATGAAGTCGGCAGGCTATACCACTGCCGTCGCGGGAAAATGGCAACTCAATGATTTTCGCATCCATCCCGACGCCATGGTCAAACATGGTTTTGATGATTACTGCATGTGGACGGGTTGTGAAGGCTCTACCGATAAAAAGCATGAGAAAATTAGTACTCAGCGCTACTGGAATCCCTATATTCACACGAAAGAAGGTAGCAAGACTTACGAAGGTCAATTTGGCCCAGATATATATAATCAATTCGTGCTCGATTTTATCACAGACAATAAAGACAAGCCCTTTTTCGTCTATTATCCATTAGCTCTACCTCATGGACCACACGTCCACACTCCCCTAGAACCAAATGTTAGCGATAAACTCGACAAACACAAAGCCATGGTTCACTACATCGACCTTCTCACTGGTAAACTTATCGATCACCTCGATAAGCTAAACCTTCGTGAAAACACCATCATTGTCTGGACTTGTGATAATGGTACTGGCGGCATGAGCAACATGATGGATGGTCGCTTAGTTAGAGGTGGAAAAACTAAAACCACTGAAAATGGCGTTAACACTCCCTTTATTGTCAGTTGGCTCGGTCAAGTTCCCGAAGGAAAAACGAGCAAGGCTCTCGTAGATTTCACCGATATGCATCAGACTTTTGCGGACTTCGCAGCTGTACAACTTGACTCTCAATACACTTATGATGGTCACTCAGCCAAAAATGCTTTTTTAGGAACAGGAAAAAGCTCACGGCAATGGGTAATGGCCATGGGTTCTCATGGTGCACGTATGACTGAAAACGGAGTCGAAAATGTTTATTACTTTCGTGATCGCGTCGTCCGTGATGAACGCTACAAACTTTTTATCGCTATTGATCGCAAACCAGAAAAACTCATTGATCTTGAAAAAGATCCCGCAGAACTCAATAACCTCATTGCCAACCCTGAGTATAAAGCTATCCTCGATCGCCTCAGCGCTGTGATTAAAACTTTTCCAAAAACCGATGCGGATCCTAGTTACACAAAACTCGCAATAAACCCTTGGGATAAAAAAGCTGCTTTCCCATCAAAAATTCATAAGCAAGGTCATCCCGATCAGCCTGAGCAATACAAAGTCAAAGTAAAGAAAAAAACTAAATCCAAAAAGGAGAAAAAATGA
- a CDS encoding sulfatase-like hydrolase/transferase, producing MNKFLALICSSLMMIGIAAENEKPNFLFIFADDMSLDTIGAMGRYNCQTPNLDKLMASGASFNHTYNMGAWGGAVCAASRAMLNSGLFVNKAQKGINQVPHWSEIMKKNGYATYMTGKWHVPGTPRFDVVKDPRPGMPKGSGYNRPKDMDDYLNGWKPWDKTQGGFWQGGIHWSEVVANNGIEFIEQATKEDKPFFMYIAFNATHDPRQVAKEYIDMYPLDSIEVPKSFLSNYPYDEEMGCNPVGLRDERLMPSPRTEFAVKVHRQEYFAIATHMDEQIGRIFDALEKSGKADNTYIIFTADHGLSVGHHGLVGKQSMYNHSMKVPFFISGPSIKPEQQFDMPIYLQDAMATTLDLAKIAKPEYVQFNSVMPLIEGTKKVQYSPIYGKYTHTQRMIQDGDFKLIVYPGIKVSRLYNISKDDLEMNDLAKNPEYAAKIAELTTKLKKLMKDMDDDMDLDNPKKSQSSKKKKSKKKKTDH from the coding sequence ATGAATAAATTCTTAGCACTAATCTGTAGCTCACTGATGATGATCGGTATCGCTGCAGAGAATGAAAAACCTAACTTCCTCTTCATTTTTGCCGATGATATGAGCCTCGACACCATCGGTGCCATGGGTCGTTATAATTGCCAAACTCCTAATCTCGATAAACTCATGGCTTCGGGTGCTAGCTTTAATCACACCTATAACATGGGTGCTTGGGGTGGAGCCGTCTGTGCCGCGAGTCGTGCCATGCTCAATTCTGGCCTCTTTGTTAACAAAGCTCAAAAAGGTATTAATCAAGTTCCCCACTGGTCAGAAATTATGAAAAAAAATGGTTATGCCACTTATATGACCGGTAAATGGCACGTCCCTGGAACTCCTCGTTTTGATGTTGTAAAAGATCCTCGCCCGGGCATGCCTAAGGGATCTGGCTACAATCGTCCCAAAGATATGGATGATTACCTCAACGGCTGGAAACCTTGGGACAAAACTCAAGGTGGTTTTTGGCAAGGTGGCATTCACTGGTCCGAAGTCGTGGCTAATAATGGTATCGAATTCATTGAACAAGCCACAAAAGAGGATAAGCCCTTTTTTATGTATATTGCCTTCAATGCGACTCATGACCCACGTCAAGTGGCAAAAGAGTATATCGACATGTATCCACTCGATTCAATCGAAGTACCGAAAAGCTTTTTAAGCAACTATCCCTATGACGAAGAAATGGGTTGTAACCCGGTTGGTTTACGCGACGAACGCCTTATGCCTTCTCCTCGTACTGAATTTGCCGTGAAAGTTCACCGCCAAGAATACTTTGCTATTGCCACTCACATGGACGAGCAAATTGGTCGTATTTTTGATGCACTCGAAAAAAGTGGCAAAGCCGATAATACCTATATCATCTTCACTGCCGATCACGGACTCTCAGTCGGTCACCACGGTCTCGTTGGCAAGCAAAGTATGTATAATCATAGTATGAAAGTTCCTTTCTTCATCTCTGGCCCTAGTATTAAGCCTGAGCAACAATTCGACATGCCCATCTATCTTCAAGATGCTATGGCAACTACCCTAGATCTTGCGAAAATCGCAAAACCCGAGTACGTCCAGTTTAACTCAGTGATGCCTCTTATCGAAGGGACTAAAAAAGTTCAGTACTCACCTATCTATGGTAAATACACCCATACTCAACGCATGATCCAAGACGGTGATTTTAAATTAATCGTCTATCCAGGCATCAAAGTGAGCCGCCTTTACAACATCAGTAAAGACGACCTAGAAATGAACGACCTCGCCAAAAACCCTGAGTACGCAGCTAAAATTGCAGAACTCACCACTAAACTAAAAAAGCTCATGAAAGATATGGATGACGACATGGATCTCGATAATCCAAAAAAGTCTCAATCATCTAAAAAGAAAAAATCTAAAAAGAAAAAGACCGATCACTAA
- a CDS encoding transposase: protein MAHNRVKESCSDQAVYYLVTNRIAGGRMLFRDLEKQKLKELLNDGVAKLSYQLIDYVFMDNHFHLLIKIPPTLQMDDVALLQRYRVHKQNEEINFISKEQRNDFREKIHDISFIIGNFEQRFVQWFNKEHSSWGRLFGQRFDSEMIEVSAQSDSLLRVMAYISLNPVRAGIVSDPKDFHFCGYSDRLAGGSVGKSDHEFFDVFCRGIEANDIRDKQKHFREVFRAYMLGLRRYKNADSQTLAEFFREVNLSEELAWDDLFIHKCRFFTKCLVIGSEAFVREKLTKFSAKMNWKRIHEPYTEDEWNDIYSLKPRRRRRASAG, encoded by the coding sequence ATGGCTCATAATCGAGTTAAAGAAAGTTGTTCGGATCAAGCTGTTTATTATTTGGTGACAAATCGTATTGCTGGTGGTCGCATGTTATTCAGGGATCTGGAGAAGCAGAAACTCAAAGAGCTCTTAAACGATGGAGTGGCAAAGCTCAGTTATCAGCTAATTGATTATGTTTTTATGGATAATCATTTTCATTTGTTGATTAAGATTCCTCCTACTTTGCAGATGGATGACGTCGCGCTTTTACAGCGTTATCGAGTTCATAAGCAGAATGAAGAAATTAATTTTATAAGCAAAGAACAAAGGAATGATTTCAGGGAGAAAATCCATGATATTTCATTCATTATTGGTAATTTTGAACAGAGGTTTGTTCAGTGGTTTAATAAGGAGCACAGCTCCTGGGGTCGCTTATTCGGTCAAAGGTTTGACTCGGAAATGATTGAAGTTTCAGCTCAATCAGATTCTTTGCTTCGAGTAATGGCTTACATCAGTCTTAATCCAGTTCGTGCTGGAATTGTTTCTGATCCTAAAGACTTTCATTTCTGTGGATATTCTGATCGTTTGGCAGGTGGCTCGGTAGGAAAATCAGATCATGAGTTCTTTGATGTGTTTTGTCGTGGAATTGAAGCTAATGACATCAGAGATAAGCAAAAGCATTTTAGAGAGGTTTTCAGAGCTTATATGCTCGGCTTACGTCGTTACAAGAATGCTGATTCTCAGACTCTGGCCGAATTCTTCAGGGAAGTGAATTTATCTGAGGAATTAGCCTGGGATGATCTCTTTATTCACAAGTGCAGATTCTTTACAAAGTGCCTAGTCATTGGCTCAGAAGCTTTTGTTCGGGAGAAGTTGACTAAGTTCTCCGCTAAGATGAATTGGAAGAGAATTCACGAGCCCTACACTGAGGATGAATGGAATGATATTTATTCTCTCAAGCCTCGACGACGGCGGAGAGCCTCCGCTGGCTAG